ACCTTGTTATCACTTTAATCATCACATATTGTATTACTTAGTTCTGGGAACCGACAAGTTTGTTTATTGGGGTTATCAATTGCAGTCCATGTttaaattgttagtaattttaacattttttatgcTCAAATTATTAGTAATCGGAGGAGTAATAAATGTGAGAAAGATATTATGAAGCAGATTTCGTGCAAATGGGCTTCATAGGAACTCTCTCACATTTACAGTCCAGATTGCTAACAATCCGaacaataaattattgaaaattcGAATTCATTTTTATGAGGGTAtcgtttgttaatatttttgttttaaaaaaataaaaatataaaagtacaaaagaaaaaacgtTGTCAACAAGATATAATTTGtcttcccccctccccccacccAAAACAAAATGGTGGGTACCCAAGTTATTATTTCCTAGATGCACCGTGCCACATGTTTACGCGCTTTAAAAAACAGTTTGGACACCTGCCCCCAATGTGTTTTTAGCCCTTGGGCTCTTTCTCATTTATGTTATTCtataatttttgggaaaaaatcgtctcaaaaactttaaaaaacgACAATCGACTTTCTTAAATTATCTTGCACTTTCAATTTGATCATTTCATTAACATTTTATGTTAACTTAGATGAAAAATGTACCATGTAACTGTTAAGAAAAAACATTAGTTACATTTGTGCTATAATTtcaaaagaattaatcaaattataacaCTTAAATctttaacaaacaactttttggCATTTCACACATTGCATGGCCATACCAAACTAAAATTGTCCATAATACCTTCTATCATGTgttgaaaatacaattatgcccCCCTTAggtttttttacaaaaataaaaaataaaaaatcacgaCTATAGAGACCCATGACCAATTTGACAATACGCAAGCGGCAGGACCAGGAAATATAatactttttaaagaaaaaaacaaaaaacaccttttaaaaaattagcaaattattattaaaaatccCATACTATATTCTGTTATATTATATTGAAAAGTAGCTTCTCCTTGCCTCGTATATAGCCAATGGAGTTGTGATTCACACAATGtcggcgtgcatgaacagttcATACACgccaagtaattttttttttttaataatattttaatattaaaaaaaaaaattgtgcggCATGCATGAACTGTTCATGCATACGGGCGTTGTGTTTATTATTACCGGAGCCAATGATATGATTCTCTCCATTTAATAGCAGCCATGTAGGAAAGAAATTTCAGattgtttaaaatatttatctAATTTGACTCACACTTGCTAATTGAAggtatgttttattttattttattttattttttattcaatgcgGGGAAGGGGGAAGGGCTTTCTGATtgggaacaggatcctctccagttcatgaTGGACTCCTTCTGATTGAAGGTTTGTTCTTTTTGGCATCTCCTCTCTTTTTTCACCCGACACTGCAGAAATTAGGGGTAACTTTATTGAAAattcatgaattttcatttgatttgacaaatctttaaacttcaaaatctcttaatttagcctcctaaactttcaattgcaatcaatttggacacttccatcagattttaaacgtcacatgacgtttatacccctaacttttttataaaatttcaactttactcttaatttcaaaacttttttttattaaaagaataaaatagaatcagggatattttggtctttttttgtatttctaaaccctaaatttgatggagggattcaaattgagagcaattgaaagttcaggaaattaaattgagagattttaaagtttgaagagTCTTTGTCAAATCGGGTAGAAGTCCAAGGATATTCAATGAAATTACCCCCATAAATTAATAAGTTTGGCTtcgtttattaaatttttggaaaaattacactttaccctccaaAGTTGgcaacgtttttcaattcgaacaacaaaattttaatttttgcaatctatcctaccaaagtttcaatttttttcaattcagccaTTTCATCAGTTAAAgtggctttgactgacggaacagtgatcacgtgctcgcacgtgatcactgttggactttttttctccaaaatgcccccatccctgTTCTCTCTCTCCGTTCGATCATTTCGGGATTTTCATTACCGGGTCTGGAGATTTGTGCAGATTTGATCTCAAAGATTCATGAGTTCTCCGCTGCAGACATACCTAGACCCTCCCAATTCCATTAATATAGAGTAGATGACCAAACCCATTACAGTGAATCAACCCATGCAATAGATTGGTCTATGCTGTTGGTAGGGGAAGATCTGCAGTTCGTGGATCTTCCCTTACTCAGAGCAAAAGCAGAGATAGAGAGAACCTCACAGCAGTGAAACACAAAGAACCTGAAAATCCATATGGACACGCCACCCCGCCCTGTACAACCATAACACCAACAAtctatgcttcttcttcttctttaactAAAAGCAAAGGAAATCTAGCAAATTTACCAAGAGTCGCAGCATATGCTGGGGtacagggccggctcaatggttttttttggggctttaggcgaaattttgatgttgaaccttattttttttaatatttaaatattaattaaataatatttattttaataatattattataatattattattattttcattctcattgttgtttcatgacttttaagtttaacttttatctagttgcccaaaaaaattgatgtgacatttgtttttttggattaattggtcttatttctGATAGAGAACACATTAGCAAAGCCCAGCAATGCTTGGCCACAGGCATtaaattttatggaaaaaattttttgggccttatttaaaaaaaaaaattagaaggcttaaagttaaattaattaaaatattttttaggccttattaaaaattttttgggccttattaaaaaaaattttgtacctAACTAACTCAAGGCCCTAGGCGACCGCCCCCTAGCCACTGAGCCGGCCCTGCTGGGGTAGAGGGGGTAAGTTGTCCCATGGAACCTAGCATTCAGACCTCAGACTACCATCAGTTGTAAATTCTTTCTATTATCAAACTTTATTGAAGGGCACCCCCTCATACAAGGTGATCGTGAAGCTCAAGAGCAACGTCTGGGTTTTGCGTCAGAGATTGCCCATTTAGGTGAAGGTAGTTTTTAGTAATTGAATTGATGAGGGTGGGGGCATTttgcagaagaaaaaaagtcattccgtcagtcaaagcggctttgactcaCGGAAtggctaaattgaaaaaaaaattaaaactttgaaggggtgaattgcaaaaattgaaacttttttattCGAATTAAAAGCCTCTGTTTTGGGGAGAGTGGAAGTGTaatttctcaacaaaaaaaaaaaaaattggtaaaatCTAACTATGCATTTAAGCCATCGGCCGATGACAGTTCCTCCCAAAACTATCGCTGATTCATACGATAGCTTGATAATGATGTCATCTCCCCCATCCCCATGCACGTCTTGTCGAAATGGCCGAGAATCGCTCCATATAATTTTCAGTAGAACCAAAATATagcaaaattgaaaaaaaataataagatttttgtttttattttagtaaagttaatttcgtcattttgttaaaatttgaggtacattgtcattgttttggtagtttttggggtaaattgtcgcaattgatagtttgaggaataAATTGTCATTGGGATGGTAGTTTGAACGAGTTAAGTGGACTtcacctctttttctttctttttttaatctttttaaataaaaaacattgataacaactcaaacacaaaatatttataaaacacacgaaaacaatttttatatttatatcacatcaaaatatattttcaaatcaaaaacaaaaaatatttgttggcattaacaaacaaaatcttTGTAATCTTTCAATTCTTACaatttaggggaaactttactttagcCATCTGAACTTCTagccgattttacaaaccccttaaactttcaaatctctcactttggacccctaaactttcaatttttatcaCTTTGGACCcatctgttagttttcaacgttaaactcaaacggtttgGCTTTTTATATCCATTATACCCTCACTCGAAAACTACAACActcacccaacccaaaacgacgtcgttttgagcattaaaattatttattaaaagaagaagaagaagaaaattaggGTGGCTGGAGGCCTTCATGGCCGATAAGGGGTGATCCCGAGGCCATGCATGGCTAAAGGGGTGGTCAACcactagcaaaaaaaaaaaccattcacAGAATGGTtttggcctgggggtggtttAGGCCAACCCTTACGGCCGgtatgggggtggtttcggccacccccaggccctagcttgagggtggtttggccactccCAAAACCCATTCCgtgaaatgagtttttttttttttttttttttatgaggttTTGGGGGGTGGCCGGATAATCTGtagattgtttgtttttagaCATTTTATATTAACATTTAGATTAAACCctttaagacttttttttgacttttttttattaagttcgaagaatttaaaagtatttttaatccttaaaaaaatctatttgaatgaaaaaaaaaaaaaattcatttagtagaaaaaacattaaaagagcTTATGCTCTTAGTCCCTCGTCTacggaaacaaaaacaaaaaaactaccGTAAAAACTCTCTCTCGTCACTCTTTAGAGAAAACTCCCACAGCCACGCCAGCCAAAAGCCGCCCGCCGACCTCCTCCGAATGCCGCCCAGGGCGAACGCCACCGCTCGTGTCTCCATCGTCGTCGCCGGTGGCTGGAATTCTCTAGAAAATGCTTAGAAACCCCAACTCTTTTACGACGATTTTGGGTTGTTGAATTGAATTGAACCCTTCTTGGTGGGTAACCTGACCCTATCTTGTGAATTTCGATGTTGATTTTAGTTAATTTCATCTGGGTTATATTGAATTTAAACTCTTCGGACGATATATGGTTTGTGGGTTTGTTTGGTTGAACCGTTTGATTAGCGGCGTGAGGTGGCGTTGGTCCGGCCAGGCGGTTTTGGTGGTGCTTTTCAGAGGTGGTGATGGGTTTTTCTCAGATATCCGGTAGGGTTCGCCTCGGCCTGAGCGGTGGCGGCGTGGTCCGACTCTGGGCGGTGAAGTTTGTCTTAGGTGGCGGTGGTTTCATTGGAAATCTGAAGGTGCGGTGGTGGGGCTCGGCCTGGGCGATGAAGCTTCTCTCAGGTGGCGGTTGTTTTCCTGTGTTTGTTCCGGGATGTTCAGCGTGAGGTTGGTATAATCTGGTGTATTCAAtactttttgtttaatttgttccGAGCTAATTTGTCACTCACTTAATGGTGCACACAAAAAGAGTGAGTTTCTACTTTCTACCACAACCTCACAGAATACTCgctcaaattttttaacccaTCCTAAAGATGGGTAAGAAATCAGAATGACCCGACCCAACTAAGACCCAAAATAAAAACGGCCGATGACCAACGtgtcgtatatatatatagagttagTTTAAGATTGAGGCGCCAACTTGCTCAACTCAAACAGCCACAGAAAATCAGAATcaatctctctccctcctcaaAGATTCGTCATCTCTGCTTGCAACTCGCAAAAATGCCGATTGACATCCGCCGCTCACCGTAAGCCGCTACATCTCTATggccttcttctcttttctctccaaattttgttctttaatttctttctttctttaattttcgtttTATTAATGATCTTATGTTATTGATTTGACGTATATGTACTCTTTGTTTGATTGCTTGCACTAGGAGCCTGTTAAGGGAAAGATCTAAATTTATGAAGTTAGTGAGGGACTGCAACAACGGAGAAGTATATGATCGTTTTAAGCAAATACTTAACGATCACGAAGAACAaaggttctttctttcttctacgtttttcttttgcaaacttctatatatatatatatatatattcctcaatttatgttaaaataaaacaataatctGTATTTAACACATGCATCGATCGTTTATGAGGGATTGACAagaatttgttgtaattttgtaGTATAAAACTTctacaacatgattggatacTTTTATACTTTTACCTGCCAGAATCTCCTTGCCACAAAATCTCTATGCACATCACTTACTTTCATACTCTTTAATTCAATTTTGAGCAACATTACGttgttaaatcattattatttatttcaaaagtttaagctgttTCAAAAGCTTTAGCcgatagaaaatgataaatttaatcatttaatcaatactttaacaggAATAACTGTGTTGTAACTTGTTCAAGGATTGACGAGTTATTCAATGATCACATTCAACTTGCTCAAGGTTTCCATGGTTTCAAAAAGCTATTCAACTTAGCCGTCTTTCATGCCAAACTCGGGGTACGAAATAGAAgcagtaaattaattaaatgcatgCATCCATATTCACTTCTGATGAattcaattcatatatatatatatatacacaattatAGGATCGTCTTGCCATCAACGATTACCAGCGTTATTTAGAGTATTTTAAAATTCTCCAACGTTTTCGTAGTGGGCAGAAGAGCATGAAGAAAATGGTAGAAGAGGTACCTTATTATGCTTTCATTCTTTATCTTCTTCCATCTTCCTTAATTTTCTCtcataatatttgattgattaatttgttattgcaGTTAGCCGTACTTTTTGCTTGTCATATGGATTTATTCTTGGAGTTCTGTGAATTCTTACCGCGTGATCACTTTGGATTGTGGTGAGTGAGAAAAGGCCATCATCAtggaaaagttcaaaaactcaaacatgTTCCAATGATTTacttttgtttctgtttcttcTTGCATTGTTATTTTTGTGGTTTGGTAGGACTTAATTCTTGTAAGAGAGATTCACAATTAATTCATCAATTGACAATGATAATTCTTTTCTAAGTGAAATACAAAATGTATGATCAAGGAATGGTAGCTATAATTGTAGGCACTTGTTATCACTTTAATCATCACATATTGTATTACTTAGTTATGGGAACCGACATGTTTGTTTATTGGGATCATCAATTGCAGTCTATGGTTGTTAGTaattctaacattttttatgctcaaattattagtaattcGAGAAGCAATAAATGtgagaaatatattataaaGCAGATTTCGAGCATATGGGCTTCATAGGAACTCTCTCACATtgtcttcaagaggtagctcaatcggttgagaCCACGCCCAATGAAACGGAAATCACTAGATCGAATCCCCCTTCCTCCTCTTGTGAATTGTTGGAAATTCGAATCCATTTGTTGTAAGGGTATCggttgttaatatttttgtttttaaaaaaataaaaatataaaagaacaaaataaaaaatgttatcaaCAAGATCTAATTTGTCTTTACTAAGTGGGTACCCAATaactccaaaaaaataaaaattaaaaaaaaggtgggcACCCAAGTTATTATTTCCTAGATGCACCATGCCATATGTTTACGGTGTAGCCGTTCAAGTGCTTGAAAAAACAGTTTGCGCATTGATGTCCATTGGACACCTGCCCCCAATGTGTTTTTAACCCTTTGGGCTCTTTGTCATTCATGTTATTctataatttttggaaaaaaaatcgtttcaaaaactttaaaaagtaaaaatcgaCTTTCTTGAATTATCTTGCACTTTCAGTTTGCCCATTTCGTTAACATTTTATGTTAACTTAGAAGAAAAATGTACCATGTAATTGTTAAGGGAAAACACTAGTTACATCTGTGCTatcattccaaaaaaattaatcaaattataacaCTTATATCTTTAATGAACAACTTTTTGGCATGTCACACATCACGTGGCCCATACCTAACTAAAATTGTCCATTATACCTTCTATCTTATGTGTGAAAATATAATTATGCCAAATCCATGACTATAGAGATCCATGATTCATGAATGATAGGCACTCGGGCTCCGGCGAAGCCTCTAGCAAAGCCTCTTGCAAGTTTGGTTTCTCTTGTGCAGCTGTGCTTCTTGGTTTCAAACATCAAAATTTTCCATCTCTTGTGCTAACGGCGTGagttaaagaatatatataatatttttattatttattaaataaggaaaagagcaaaacgacatcgttttacTTGGACTATTATGCAAAACTATACCATTTTGCATAAccgcttctatgcggtagttttcactaccgcatagaagccagATCCAACAAACAAAATCTTTGTAATATTTcaattcttataatttataaattcttAATGAATTTGGTACAAACACCTTGAATTGGATAGGACACAatgtctactttttttttgaaattaatgaTTTTATTCTTCAAAATAGAAAGTAGCgaagagcataaagctctaaaTAGCAAGAGCAGATTGCTCTAATAATtcaatatcataaatacataTGGGTATCTCCTCTATCCATATTTGCTCATTAAGACATGAGAGAGCAAATTTCGCTAAATGATGAGCCGCTGAGTTTACTTCCCACTTAACATGAGAGATCATCCAGCTCTGATGCGTACCTAGAACTGCTCGAGCATCATCCACAATTTGTCCATATGGCTTGAAATTTATTCCAGACTCACGAAAAGTTTGGACTACTTGAAGAGCATTTCCCTCAAGAATGATATCTGGCAATTCCAAGTCCCTGCTAAACTCCACTACAACCAAGGATACCAGTGCTTCCGTAGTGTttacttttaaaacaaaaggagaaacaatgaaaatattaattcaGACCAACTTTGATTAGGACTTTAACATTGAGAATTTTGTTATGGAAACAATTGATAAATATTACATACAAGTAAAAGTAAATAACATTGCTACGCATAAATTTATTATCATTtatatgatttaatcatttattaattaaaataaaaagaaaaaaaatcataaaatttgaGCAAGTCTCTTTTGCCAATTTAACTTTTCTGAAgtttagaaaaattattttttaaaacgtagGGTCGCATTTAAAAaagtgttgtttttttttatcatattaaatattatcaattccttttctttttctttttttttttttaaaaaaaaaaagtatttctactttttattttgatattatatattagtTATCAATTGATATGGATAATCTTTTTATGGTACTGATTACTAGTTATAAAagtatattaaatattaaagtaaTACGGGCACCTTTTGGTTCTACTAATCACTaacaaacttttttattttctttaatttttcatgtgttttaaatatttttaaatgcgTATTTTGACATCTAAGACTAAAAGTGAACAAACGTTCATCAACCTATTAGTTCTATTAGCAAACCCATGCAATTTTGAATAAGTGTATGTTTAGTTTAGCAGTTTCAAAACGTATGGTTTAAAAGATTAGTAATTTAAAACctaatatcaaaaaaataaaaattatttaaaaccatatataatatttgttttgattttgaggaCCATCCGATAACCACGAGCGATTGATCGGATGGATGCGATGAAAAGGTGATAAAATTCACACGACGAAACTGTCCAATGCATTACACCGAATACCATTTTTAGATAATAATACCATTTGTTGCCCTAATTAGTTGGTGCCAACAGCCTAATTAATTGCCACATCCCATGGTTGGAAATCCAGGTAACTTTCAAGTTTGTAATTCGGAGAAAATGGCAGTGCTTTACCGTGGCactcaagaaagaaaaacaaaaaatggtgGACAGAAATTTAGACGTCGTCGTTTTACTCTGCTCCAAACTCTATCTGTGCCCTAAGTTACTTTACAAATATAACCTTCACACGAAATTTTGTTCCCAAAAATTGTTTATACGAAATGCGGGTTATCCCACCTCCACAACCGCGGAAATTAACAAAAAACCAGGGGTATTTCCGTAAGATGGGTACTATATATACGAAGTCGGCCTTCAGATATCAGATTGTGAAAAGGCCGAGCGAACGAAGCAGAGTAGTTTCCGTTATCCAttcaatctctttctctctctaaaatccttctctcttcctctctcttttcgCGAATTAGGGTTTTTCCGAATCTCTCTGCTCTTCGAATCCGAATCCGACCGTCTCAGCCATGAGTTCCGACTCGATCACTGCCGCTTCGGTTCCCTCGGCCGCCAACGCCAGGGATTTGGGCAAGAAGAAGAGGGTGAGAATTCAATTCCTATCGCTTTGTACAGAAAATCCATTTTTAATGtgtattttgtgttaatttttcttaattttctgtTGAATTGGGGGATTTTCAGGCCAACAGGTCCGCCAAATTGAAGCAGTGCAAGCTTGATGCTCGTCGCGAGCAATGGCTTTCTCAAGGTACGCCTGCGATCTCTTATTCTGTAACCTATGTATTTATTTATCCCATTTCATATGTATTTGTGTAAAAAagtatttctttgattttgtttatttctttgtttatttatttaattttggtttgtttaaTTGATTATCGGATTTGCGATTAATAATTGGGTTAGGCACGGCAAAGAACAGGGGATTCAAGGAGGAACAGAACGGCGGCGTTCAGTGCGGCAAAGGGGGCAACCGGGCGTTGGAGAATTTGGAAATGAGTTCCAGGGGCGAAGATATGGATCGATCGATTCATCAAGACAGCGATTTGGACTCGCCGTCGAACAGTCCCACCAGTGCTACCAGTAGCGTCCTCGGCGGTGCTGATTCGAGTACAAACTTCACCGGAAGTGGCAGCAGTGGAAGCAGTAGCAGTAGTAGTAGTGGTGGGTGCTGTTCGGGGTGTATAACGGAAGATGAGGAAGGTGGAGGAGAAGATGATGGTGACGGCTTGGATGATTGGGAGACCATGGCTGATGCTTTAGCGGCGGACGAGGACAAGCCCCAAGGCCAAAATCCGAGTTCCGAATCCGAATCCGTTGCCCAAGTTGTTTCTCCGCGGCAAGTGACCGATGGGACGGGCCTAAGAGATGGAGATTCGAAGCTGGAGTGTCCGAAAATGGTTTCAGGGGCTTGCGGGAATAGCCGGGCGTGGAGGCCGGACGATGCATTTCGACCTAGGAGTTTACCCAATTTATCTAAGCAGCAAAGCTTGCCTAATCCGGACCGGCATTATGGCGGAGGAGGGGTTGCGTGGGCTTCTAAGAGTGTGGTGTCTGCGCCGACCTCGTGTCCTATATGCTGTGAGGATTTGGATGGCACAGACTCAAGCTTTTTGCCTTGCTTGTGCGGATTCCGGCTCTGCCTTTTCTGCCACAAGAGGATTCTTGAGGAGGATGCGCGTTGTCCCGGCTGCAGGAAACCGTATGAGACTGACCCTATCGAGGCGGAGGCAAGTGTAAATGGGGGCAGCCTGACATTCCGGTTGGCTCGTTGTTGTAGCATGATCACGAGGTCTTAGGTGGAGTCTCTGTTTTCGTCCATTAAGTATATTGGGTCTCTCTCATTTTGCGTGTCTCGTGTGTTCTGTTTAGTCTTAGGctctgtttctctcttttttaatagaGGTAGATGTTGGCATAGGGTTTTGAGCACCCGGGAATTAAGCTATTATCTTATGAGTTTGGTTCTTATATGAATGGTGCATTCGTTGATGTAGAGGACACATCTTGGTATGTGAATAGATAAGGTGGTATAGAAATTCAATACATAAAAGATGATTacaatatgatttttcttttttcctgcgAATGCTGTTCTATTTTTCACTGTTTATGTGGACTTTCTATCTTTATGTTATATTCTAATGGCCTTTTTGTTTAAGCAGTTCTTTTCGTAGGAGATGCCTCTGCATTTTAGCTTGTTACATTTTTTCAGGCAATTACCTTTATTGCTTTCTGAGGCTATGGCTGATTGAAGCAATACTTTGAAGAATGGATTTTGGTTTGAACTCAATAGGTTATTGATATGGCTGCAATTGTAAACATATTGAGGTCAGCACTTCAGACTTTAATTATTGGGGGATCATGTTTTGTATGGAGACCATACAATGTTTAAACCTAGTTTCTTTTGACTTGCATCACGGTTTGAGGTTTTGAATTGAATGTCATGTctaatttgaatgaaaatgagctttttatatttttaaactacTGGCTTGTAGTTTTGTTTGCATTTTTATATCTCCCAGCTTATATTTTGGTATTCATTGCCTCATTAGTCTACAGTGGACGGTGGAGGTTTCTGGGAggtcttttaaatttatttatttactttgtGTATTGAGAAGTGAAGATTTTCTTATCTAAATACATGCCTATGATTAAAAagtgataattttaaatatcCAGTAGTGCCCATTCATTTATAATTATTGAGTATTGTTTCAGTTTTCATAATCATTTGAGATGTTCTTTATTTGTACCATTTAGGTGAGGGAAGTGTCATTGACAGGTAAAACCAATTTCCTTGATATTGCCAAGTTCCATTGTGACATATTAGGTTATTAAAACTGTAATTATTTTGCAAAttacattttgaattttttaaactaaTAGCTCATCCCATGGCTTGCTTTCTCGTACTCTACCCACCTTCCAGATTTCTCCTTTTACATGCTCCTACTGAATCTCCCCTTTTATTTGGTTCCAAATGTCCTTAAAGACTGATTCTCACTCTCTTTCTTTATCTGTCTCTCTTGGTTTATTCTCTCTAGGCTTTGTGTTGTGACTTCTCCTCTGGCACTCACGGCCACTCACCATTTATACCATTTGCCATTTGTGTCATTCATCATTTGCTACACCGTACAGTCATGCCTGTAGTGTAGTGTTGTCATTATTTAAGCAGGAGCCCAGGAGAGGATCTTTTTCCATCGTTATCTCCTAAATTTTAGGTATGAGTGGTTTTTTCTTTCATGACTAATTcctatttgattattattatttgaggcTTTACATATCCCATTTTACTTGGTAGTGCTGGTTACTCGGTGAATTTTTAGACTTAGTTTGGAGGTTTTGT
This genomic interval from Corylus avellana chromosome ca3, CavTom2PMs-1.0 contains the following:
- the LOC132174853 gene encoding paired amphipathic helix protein Sin3-like 1 isoform X5; translation: MFSVRSLLRERSKFMKLVRDCNNGEVYDRFKQILNDHEEQRNNCVVTCSRIDELFNDHIQLAQGFHGFKKLFNLAVFHAKLGDRLAINDYQRYLEYFKILQRFRSGQKSMKKMVEELAVLFACHMDLFLEFCEFLPRDHFGLW
- the LOC132174853 gene encoding paired amphipathic helix protein Sin3-like 1 isoform X1 translates to MFSVRVSLRLRRQLAQLKQPQKIRINLSPSSKIRHLCLQLAKMPIDIRRSPSLLRERSKFMKLVRDCNNGEVYDRFKQILNDHEEQRNNCVVTCSRIDELFNDHIQLAQGFHGFKKLFNLAVFHAKLGDRLAINDYQRYLEYFKILQRFRSGQKSMKKMVEELAVLFACHMDLFLEFCEFLPRDHFGLW
- the LOC132174853 gene encoding paired amphipathic helix protein Sin3-like 3 isoform X3; protein product: MFSVRVSLRLRRQLAQLKQPQKIRINLSPSSKIRHLCLQLAKMPIDIRRSPSLLRERSKFMKLVRDCNNGEVYDRFKQILNDHEEQRIDELFNDHIQLAQGFHGFKKLFNLAVFHAKLGDRLAINDYQRYLEYFKILQRFRSGQKSMKKMVEELAVLFACHMDLFLEFCEFLPRDHFGLW
- the LOC132174853 gene encoding paired amphipathic helix protein Sin3-like 1 isoform X2, with protein sequence MFSVRVSLRLRRQLAQLKQPQKIRINLSPSSKIRHLCLQLAKMPIDIRRSPSLLRERSKFMKLVRDCNNGEVYDRFKQILNDHEEQRNNCVVTCSRIDELFNDHIQLAQGFHGFKKLFNLAVFHAKLGDRLAINDYQRYLEYFKILQRFRSGQKSMKKMVEELAVLFACHMDLFLEFCEFLPRDHFGL
- the LOC132174853 gene encoding paired amphipathic helix protein Sin3-like 1 isoform X4 — protein: MPIDIRRSPSLLRERSKFMKLVRDCNNGEVYDRFKQILNDHEEQRNNCVVTCSRIDELFNDHIQLAQGFHGFKKLFNLAVFHAKLGDRLAINDYQRYLEYFKILQRFRSGQKSMKKMVEELAVLFACHMDLFLEFCEFLPRDHFGLW
- the LOC132174872 gene encoding uncharacterized protein LOC132174872 codes for the protein MSSDSITAASVPSAANARDLGKKKRANRSAKLKQCKLDARREQWLSQGTAKNRGFKEEQNGGVQCGKGGNRALENLEMSSRGEDMDRSIHQDSDLDSPSNSPTSATSSVLGGADSSTNFTGSGSSGSSSSSSSGGCCSGCITEDEEGGGEDDGDGLDDWETMADALAADEDKPQGQNPSSESESVAQVVSPRQVTDGTGLRDGDSKLECPKMVSGACGNSRAWRPDDAFRPRSLPNLSKQQSLPNPDRHYGGGGVAWASKSVVSAPTSCPICCEDLDGTDSSFLPCLCGFRLCLFCHKRILEEDARCPGCRKPYETDPIEAEASVNGGSLTFRLARCCSMITRS